The stretch of DNA GCAGATGGAGCGCCGGCCCTCTTTTTTGCATGCAAAAcccccacaagtcagcctctctcctcactctctctcctcttttcctcACAACTTCTCTCCTCTTTGCCTGCGGCACATCTCGCACAAGTATGCCACGCCGATGGAGCAGGCCGTACTCCTCGTCGGAGCAGACCGACTCGTCCTCCTTCGTCGGCGCCGGATCCACGGCCTGCGCGAGAGGCACCTCGCCGTGGACCACCGTGGCGACGTCGCTGTTGCCGCACTGGTTGGTGCTTCTGTCGTGAACGGCGCCGGAGTCGACGCAGCAGCTGCCACGGGAGGCCCCGAGCGTGGAGGCCACAGGCAGGCCCGGCACCGGGCGCACCGGCCCCGAGCGTGGCGACCACGGGTGGCCTCGGCACCGGGCGCGTCGGCCACGGGCAGCCCCGAGCGCGGAGTTGGCGGTGGACGGTGGTGCGTCGGCGGCGGTGGATTTGCGGTGGCGACTGGTGAGCTGCTGCTCCTGCATCGGCGGCGATGACGGGGGTGCGTCGGCAGTGGTGGATTTGCGGTGGcgagctgctgctgctactccAGCTAACTCTAGGGGCGCAACGAGTGGGCAAAATTCCACCCCCCAGGCCAAACTTCTCACCGGCAGCCCCCCAAGCGGCGAAAAACATGTCTCcttggagggggggggggggggcaaacggctggagatgctctaagacgCATGGGGTTCGAGGCGTCCCATTAATGATGTTGGTGCCCGAGATGTTTCGCCTCGTCAAGATTGCCATGGTGAGACATGGCCTTGATGGGACCGCTTTACTGCACGCACATCTAGTTGACCAATGGTCAACGGAACCAAGTCGATCTGGCTCGACCAGCTGGACCGGAGTTGTTCTGGTTCCCCTGGGGCCGACGTCCCTTTTTGAAAAAATTCATAAGTGTTTTGTGGGATATCATCTCACGGGAAACCGTCTTTACGGGGGAAGCTTCCCATGAAGGTCGACTATCTACATCGACAACTCAAGATCGGATGCGGCTACCATTCAGATGAGTGAGCTGTATTAGAAGAACATGAAGATCAAGGACACCGGTTGTGAAGCACGACCCATCCTCCTTGACGAAATTGGTTGTGCGGGTCTACTTTCAAGGGAGTTTCATGAACCGGTTGCAACCTCGACAAGCTTGCAAAAGCCAGCGCCTGAGATCAGCTCTTGCCAAGCCACATCCAAGCTCGAAGATCGGCTCAGGGGGCTGCTAATAATAGTGTTACGCCCAGGAGCGCCTCATCATACCGGAAGAGAGAGTAAGTAGGGCGGCCCGAGGCCCCCTAGGTCGGGTGTGCTCTAGTCCGTTGTGTCGGCCATGGGCCCTATAAAGAAAAGGACTCAGAAGACTTGGAGTATATAATAAAAGGGAAATGATGTGTACGAGGACTCCTCCCTAACCATGACTGACTAGGATCCTATATAAACCCTAGACCCCGATATCCATATAAGATGGGGCTAGTACGCCTGGGTGGTTTCTCCTCCCTGCCAGTGGTGGAAGAAATTGTGCCCACCAAAGATGGGTTTCTCTACATTGATGTAAGTCGTGTGTGCCACTGTCTGCTCCCCTATATTCTTCTCACTCACACTCTTGTTAATCTAATCGTTGCAATATCATTATCGGGAAAAAAAATATCATTGCTCCATATGAAGATAAACTTAAGATGGCAAACTCCAAGATGCTGCTGATCACTTGTATATTATCATAACATGAGTTTTCTTTTTGAGGGGATAGAACACGAGTAATTAAAAGGCCTTTTTTCAGAACAAAAGGTTGTTTCAGATTCGCTCACACTCACACTAGGGCCTAGGCTGCAACCCGTTTCAGAAACCTagttagagcaactctagcagaccccgcatccgCCCCCGACCCACAAAATAACCGCCAAAATGCGGGTACGGGTCGGAAAACCTGCCCGACCAGACCCTGCATACCGTCACGGCCTGCAAAATTTTTTGAGGGGTGCGGCAAAATCCCGGCCCCAACCCGGGAAAACGCGGGTTTCTCCCTCGCTGCTGCGGTGCCCTGCATCAGAGAGAAGCGGTTGGCGGGAGGGACATTTCAGCCCCGCACTCTTTTCACCTTccttccgccgccgcccgcccttGCTTCCGCCCGCCCCCCGCCGGCGATTCCGGCCATATCTGCGGGCGGAATCGTGCCGCAGGGCCGCCCCACACTCTCCCGTGCCGAGCAGCTGCACCGCCCCCACACGGATCCGGCGAGAAGAGacgtccccgtcgccgccgccctgCCGCCACCGGTTAGTCCCTTTTTTGTGATTTTTGCGAGCTGTGTTGTTGATTCACGCGCCGGTGTGCATGTAGATGGAGTTGAGCCCGTGCGAGAAGTTCTTGCTCTCCGATTCGTTCGATTCAGATGACTCAGATGTTGAGACCAGGCTTGCGACCTTTCGGCAGCAAACATTAGTCATGGCGCTTACCGTGAAGGAGCATGAAGATGAGCACCGGAAGAGGAGGCGAGGATGGACTGTCGGGCGTCTGTGCATTCCTCGGAATCGCCATCTTGGGAAGGAGATGTTGATGCAAGACTATTTCGCGGACAATCCTACATATCCTCCGCACCTCTTCCGGAGAAGGTACCGAATGCGCCGATCCCTCTTTGTGAAACTTGTTGAAGCACGGTATTTTACTCAAAGAAGGAATGCCGCGGGCTTAAAGGGATTTAGTGCATATCAAAAAATCTCCGCGGCAATGCGGGTGATTGCATATGGTGTTCCGGCTGACTATGCCGATGAGTATCTTTGCATTGATGAAGATACTACAATTGAGTCTGTGCGTAGATTTGCGAAAGTGATCGTCCGTGTCTTTGGTCCTGAGTATCTTCGGGCACCCAATGATGATGACACAAAGAAATTGATGTCATCTAATGAGAGGAGAGGTTGGCCTGGCATGTTAGGTAGCATCGATTGTATGCATTGGACTTGGAAAAATTGCCCCAAGGCTTGACAAGGAATATATTGTGGCAAGTCTCGTGATGCAACAATTGTGCTAGAGGCCGTAGCATCCGAGGATTTATGAATTTGGTATTGCTTTTTTGTATGCCGGGCACTCTCAATAATATCAATGTGTTGCAACGGTCACATTTGGTACTGACCATGGCGGACGccgcggcggcagcagcagcaaccatGGCCGGGGCCGCGGCAACAGCAGCAACGACCCTCCTCCCCGGCCTCCCAGACGAGATCGTGGTATGGGAGATCCTCGTCCGCCTCGACCCCAGATCCATCCTCCGCAGCCGCGCCGTCCGCCGCGACTGGCGCTGCGCCACCACCAACTGCCGATTCCTCCTGGCCCACCACGCCCGCCAGCCCGCCCTCCCCATCTTCTCCAGCGACAGTCACCGTAACATCCTCACCTTCGACCACCGGGCCGCCGCCGCGTCCCAGCTCCACACCATCGCTCAGCTTACTCTCTCCCAGCCCTTCAAGCTCGAGGCCTCCTGCGATGGCCTCATCATTATATCCAAGCATGAGATGGCTGGCCCTCGCCCCGGCCTCAGCTCTCGTACCCTCCTGTCCGTCTGCAACCCGGTCACGCGTCAGCATGTCTCCCTCACGCAGCCACTGTGGGACTTCAACATCTTGGGGATGTACCAACACCGCCCTACCGGTGGGTACCGGCTGTTACTGCAAGGAACGAGCTTCATGGGTTCGTCTAGTGACGGAGTACATTGGGTGCTCGATGACCAAATTGGGTTCGGCGATCTCCAAGGCACCTGTCCGGGTGCTTGATAGCTTCCATTGGCGCCCAGTGTATTATACCCAGGTGGAGGAAGACACTGAATTTTTTGAGACTGAATACAAATTTGTAATAGTATTCGACACAATGGCTGAGTCGTTTCGGCAGATCCGTGCTCCCCTTGTTCCCACCAACTCAAGTATCTTTGAGATGGATGACATGCTTGGTATCTATAGCTGCAACAAGGCCAAGAAAATTGTTGATATATGGGTGCTGCAGAACTATGAAAGTGAGGTTTGGGACTTAAAGTACCGGGTTGATTTGCCAACCGCAGAAATCTGGGGTAAGTTTGAAGGCATTGATGCTGATAGCTATTGGTATGTGACCGTTGTTTCGGGTGATGGTGTCGTGCTCTTGCTGGTCAGTTTTGGTAATAGACTGTTTTTTGTTGACACTGGTGGCGAACTGGTTGCTAGCTTCCGAGACTTACATGTTGGTGAACATCGGCTCAAACAAACTCTTGTCCCGCATGATTTCTTCATGACACTGGAAGGCTATGCCGTGGATGCTTCACCTTTCATCTGACGGATGTTTGGCGAGGTTCTTAATATCCTGATGAGTTACAATGTCTAGTAATTGGATCAAGTATGAGCCTGCTGATTTCTTCCTTTTGTGTTGTTGTATAAAAAGTTATGATCTGAAGTGACTTTTGTTATGTGGTTGCATGAAATCTATGCTTGTTTCGATATCCTTTCGGGATAAAGTGACAACTGTTTGTGTTGATGTTAAAATTACCATGACATTTGGATCTGCTTTTGAAGTATTTTCCAACTTTTCTGCCGCATGTCTCTATTTTCTAGTGGTCTTCTCAGTACTCAATTTGTTGCTATCTATATATTCCTCATATATATATCCCTATCTCTTGAACTGAAGAATTGATTTTACCACTTTATCCGCTGGCCTTCTTAATAGTCAGTTTTTTAGTTGTTTCCTGTTTCGACCTTTTTTTGTAGCTGGCAACAAAAAGAGGCAGATTCTCCTCCTTCCTGATTTGCAGGTTGCACCAGACTTCTGGAAGACCTTGGAGCACTACTGGTTAATTAAATGCTTCCGTATTGCATCATAATAGTCAACTTTTCAATGAAGTGTTCTATTATAATTATGTTTTCTTCGAAACGGTCAGGTAGGTGAAAATGTTGTTGAACGGACAGGAAAGAGCCGACATATGCGCGTCCTTAGTGAGAATCCAAGACATTCGCTCCACACAGGAGTCGAACTCTGGTTCCAGGCGCACACTGTGACCCTAGCCATTGGGCTACTGCCCCGTTTCGTAAATAATTATGTTTTCTTCATGCATCTGGTGCATCTGGTTAGTGTTCTGTATAATTAGGCTTTTCATTAGCAAAACTGTTCCTGTTTTGACTCTGGTCCTTTGTTTTGTTAATTTCCTATACCTTGACTTGTTCCGAGCAAGCAAGAAACAGGTTCACTCTAGGTGAGATCACCTATGGCGGAAGTGGAACTACTGTTTGTTGTCTTAATTAGGGCAATAATATCAATAACCTAATGCTCTATCAATTTCACTGCTTGATTCTTCCTTTTGTCTGTCTATCAacttgttcttcccttgtattgccTGCCTCTTAGCAATGCAGTCTTCTGCTTATTTGTGCATTAGAAAGTGTTGGATCACTTTTTCCCTTTCTGAATTCTGAATCTGCAGTTGAATCTTTGACACTGTGCCTTGTTCTTCCATGTTGGCTTTGTTCATTTTGCAATGTCTTGTTCTAGGCGAGAAACAGGTTTTGGATTTTTCTTAGTTGTGATCACTGATGTATGCTGCAGTGGGGCTTAGAACAAGATGCAAGCGTAATGATGCGTCTATTTTTGTAATTCTTGCTTTGCGCTACTGCAGAAACACAATTTGTAGCACAATTTCGGTTAATGACTTCAGCTGTGTTGTGTAGATTCTGATGTTAACATATTTCTGTAGGGCAGGTGTTGTACAGTACTGTCGCTATAATCTGTCCAGAGTATCGTATGAGTGGATTGGATCTTTCCTGGCAGGTATATGAGTGGACTGGATCATATATATCCCTATCTCTTGGACCAAAGAATTGAGTTTACCACTTAATCTAATGGCCTTCCTAATAGTCAGTTGTAGCGAGTTTCCTGTTCTGACCCATTGTTGCAGCTGGCAGTGAAAAGAGGAAAATTTTCCTCCTTCCTGACCTGCAACTTGCATTTGACTTCTAAAAGATCTTGGAGCACTACTTGTTAAATTAAATGCTTCCATGTTGCATCATAATAGTCAACTTCTCAATAAAAGTGTTCTACTTATAGTTCTGTTTTCTTCATGCATCTATTGCATCTTGTTAGGTAGGTCAGAACTATAGCAAGAATAGGACATAATTATATTTGTCTCCTTCCAGGAGTTGTAGTTGTATTTCTTTTTAGATTTATTTTTGGTGAGGAGTTAGTAGTGGTATTCTTCTAGAAAAGACTGGGACTGCACTGAACACCGACTAGAGAAACTAGAGATGATCTTTGACTTCGTGGAGTGGGACCACAGTTTTCATTGTTTTTTCTTTGCGGGCAATTCAGA from Triticum urartu cultivar G1812 chromosome 3, Tu2.1, whole genome shotgun sequence encodes:
- the LOC125547178 gene encoding uncharacterized protein LOC125547178 codes for the protein MAGAAATAATTLLPGLPDEIVVWEILVRLDPRSILRSRAVRRDWRCATTNCRFLLAHHARQPALPIFSSDSHRNILTFDHRAAAASQLHTIAQLTLSQPFKLEASCDGLIIISKHEMAGPRPGLSSRTLLSVCNPVTRQHVSLTQPLWDFNILGMYQHRPTGGYRLLLQGTSFMVFDTMAESFRQIRAPLVPTNSSIFEMDDMLGIYSCNKAKKIVDIWVLQNYESEVWDLKYRVDLPTAEIWGKFEGIDADSYWYVTVVSGDGVVLLLVSFAGNKKRQILLLPDLQVAPDFWKTLEHYWAGVVQYCRYNLSRVSYEWIGSFLAAGSEKRKIFLLPDLQLAFDF